One Xiphophorus hellerii strain 12219 chromosome 1, Xiphophorus_hellerii-4.1, whole genome shotgun sequence DNA segment encodes these proteins:
- the LOC116724564 gene encoding uncharacterized protein LOC116724564 → MGCCSVTQRHTGVDEVGPDEIELLELSGDNLGVWSLSENRVQLSVRNSRDEQQLAPQPPCKASVRHLEQEVVLWGRTRDELHHRIYSQQPIRGWEGQPAHVYGEVIHSSVVSLYNNYSEEQSERFLLLFPFHLLILSLDHSQEDFIYEGILPVSGLSARGVSLQLDASHPTHMFEITSAMVDSKVFTCASAGESQRWIQHIEDRKYESMMQPMSPSQCALSYLLPCDENWKREELKKYVMQAPIWNWEGSPIHHMGQPGHTSIVHIINTQRQGLQERLMILFPQDLLLLSVDSKRLHIKYEGRLARQSIKAVERSALPGRLEFELRGELLETLQVSCTCVEDYQAWIFYLQQPDRDSHIIMSQPPPPLVPKLQRNRKESQEPILAGDQCHINGRS, encoded by the exons agtATGGAGTCTGAGCGAAAACAGAGTTCAGCTGTCGGTGAGGAACAGCAGAGATGAGCAGCAGCTGGCACCACAGCCGCCGTGTAAAGCCTCAGTGCGACACCTGGAACAGGAG GTGGTGCTGTGGGGCAGGACCAGAGATGAGCTCCACCACAGGATTTACTCTCAGCAGCCGATCAGGGGCTGGGAGGGCCAACCCGCTCATGTTTACGGAGAGGTCATCCACTCCTCTGTGGTGTCTCTCTACAACAACTATTCAGAG GAACAAAGTGAACGGTTCTTGTTGTTGTTCCCTTTTCACCTTTTAATCCTCTCTCTGGATCACTCCCAAGAAGACTTCATTTACGAG GGTATACTTCCTGTTTCTGGCCTGTCTGCTAGAGGCGTATCCCTGCAGCTGGATGCGTCACATCCAACACACATGTTTGAGATCACCA GTGCAATGGTGGACTCCAAGGTGTTTACATGTGCCAGTGCAGGAGAGTCACAGAGATGGATTCAGCACATAGAAGACCGGAAATATGAGTCCATGATGCAACCCATGAGTCCCTCCCAGTGTGCTCTTTCTTATCTT CTGCCTTGTGATGAAAACTGGAAAAGAGAGGAGCTGAAGAAATATGTAATGCAGGCCCCTATATGGAACTGGGAGGGCTCACCCATACACCACATGGGTCAGCCTGGACACACCTCCATTGTTCACATCATCAACACTCAAAGACAG GGTCTCCAAGAAAGACTGATGATTCTCTTTCCTCAAGATCTCCTGCTGCTTTCTGTGGACAGTAAGCGGCTGCATATAAAATATGAG GGCAGGTTGGCTAGACAGAGCATCAAAGCAGTGGAGCGCTCAGCACTTCCTGGACGCTTAGAGTTTGAACTAAGAG GGGAGCTGCTGGAGACGCTGCAGGTCTCCTGCACCTGCGTGGAGGATTATCAGGCCTGGATTTTTTATCTGCAGCAG CCAGACAGAGACAGCCACATTATTATGAGTCAGCCGCCTCCTCCCTTAGTgccaaagctgcagaggaacaggaaGGAGTCCCAGGAGCCGATTTTAGCAGGCGACCAGTGTCACATCAACGGCAGGAGCTGA
- the arhgef19 gene encoding rho guanine nucleotide exchange factor 19, with product MLPGYGFSPFPDFHPHLHAFRCRGESPSMWIPGSGESHSPSESKEGRPLLHPIHPNHVAVCQQETLAFIELQQPAPSKLNGLGSQRQSSDPDAHSQPLNGLQQTLNELNDMQKGKHRTHTDHGMNVNTPSHAVDDAEVVQQTSTRTSWQDQNEKPRTVTTVCRPLHAALSLPLSFPLSSLYTNRDSWESRVPYSSSSPECPEFPGPHASQPQRRTSHGSLKEKSIRRKVQVYSPDSPSDESLSSPILEADYIFPGPFASFLEEDLSGLSSLDAASTPSSTAGTPDLPCISHGDIFSVQSEPLQIIEDSESGAEEEEGGIVETSLHPAGTFLPRSRQTDQERRRFSASELISRLQLSQRKNSFTLKLGKSLSARVASKDKQSSNSLSPNPDYKCNSRHRSSGGSSDSGTYSPVGTGLPLPSGDNGMSSYRWSTKLGVRKKSIEEDLSIPSSFPTSNRLSRFLPSSILYQEYSDVAINREIQRQQGKDPGTEEEGLRDEGSDGTPSPSNLSPSSSFRSSRGSAFALWQDIPDVRTSGQLDTFSNEERKLQEAKFELVTSEASYIRSLTIAVDHFMLSQELTECLGAQEKQWLFSKLPEVKDVSERFLQDLEHRLEKDILRFDVCDIVLDHCPALRRVYLPYVTNQAYQEQTYQRLLQDNPRFPGILARLEEDPICQRLPLTSFLILPFQRITRLKMLVENILKRTTPGSRDEDTATKAFNELKKIIKECNSSVQSMKRMEELIHLNKKINFEGKIFPLISQSRWLVKHGELLEVDTQMMSISGSKLKLPTKPVYLHLFNDCLLLSRRKDTWKFMVFVHAKIGELKVKDLSQKLQGISGFIFHLQLCEGQQLKHQILLKSHTESGKQRWITAMFPSDPFEDIEQASENDDISQVQCIKSYQAQEHDELTLEKADILQAKTITSDGWVEGIRLSDGERGWFPKTYVEEITSRSARLRNLRENIRIKCVTQKLKGED from the exons ATGCTCCCTGGGTATGGATTCTCACCTTTTCCTGATTTCCATCCCCACCTTCACGCTTTTCGCTGCCGAGGAGAGAGCCCCAGCATGTGGATTCCTGGCTCCGGAGAGTCCCACAGTCCGAGCGAGTCCAAGGAGGGTCGGCCTCTCCTCCATCCCATCCATCCCAATCACGTGGCGGTGTGCCAGCAGGAAACGCTGGCGTTCATTGAGCTACAACAACCAGCACCTTCTAAGTTAAACGGTCTTGGCTCTCAGAGGCAGAGCAGTGATCCAGACGCACACTCACAACCTCTAAATGGTTTACAACAAACTCTTAATGAACTGAATGACATGCAAAAAGGCAAACACAGGACACACACTGATCATGGAATGAATGTAAACACTCCGTCACACGCTGTGGATGACGCTGAGGTTGTTCAGCAGACCAGCACCAGGACTTCTTGGCAGGACCAAAACGAGAAGCCTCGGACAGTAACGACAGTTTGCCGCCCACTCCACGCAGCTCTCAGCCTCCCTCTGTCCTTTCCTCTGTCCTCTTTGTACACAAACAGGGACTCCTGGGAATCTCGGGTACCTTACTCCTCATCCTCACCAGAATGTCCAGAGTTTCCGGGCCCACACGCCAGCCAGCCTCAGAGGAGAACATCACATGGATCTCTGAAAGAGAAGTCTATTC GGCGAAAGGTGCAGGTTTATTCTCCAGACAGCCCAAGCGATGAATCACTCAGCAGTCCAATCCTGGAGGCAGACTACATCTTCCCTGGACCTTTTGCCTCTTTTCTGGAGGAAGACCTCAGTGGATTATCTTCTCTGGATGCAGCTTCAACTCCCTCGTCCACAGCTGGCACGCCAGATCTCCCATGCATCAGCCATGGAGATATTTTCAGTGTTCAGTCAGAACCCTTGCAGATAATAGAGGACTCAGAATCCggagcggaggaggaggagggcggcATCGTAGAGACATCGCTTCACCCAGCAGGGACCTTTTTGCCACGCAGTCGACAAACTGACCAAGAGCGCCGGCGTTTCTCAGCTTCAGAGCTAATATCAAGACTGCAACTCTCCCAGAGGAAGAACTCGTTCACCTTAAAGCTGGGCAAGTCATTGTCTGCTCGGGTGGCCTCCAAAGACAAGCAGAGCTCCAACAGCCTGAGCCCCAACCCGGACT ATAAGTGTAACTCTAGACATCGCAGCTCGGGAGGCTCTAGTGACAGCGGCACCTACAGTCCTGTTGGAACTGGGCTCCCGCTGCCCAGTGGCGACAATGGGATGTCTTCTTATCGGTGGAGCACTAAACTTGG AGTGCGAAAGAAATCCATAGAGGAAGACTTGAGCATACCTTCATCATTTCCCACTTCAAATCGCCTGTCACGTTTTTTGCCAAGCT CGATCCTCTACCAGGAGTACAGCGATGTGGCAATCAACCGAGAGATCCAGAGGCAACAAGGGAAGGATCCAGGAACAGAGGAGGAGGGACTCAGAGATGAAGGCTCAGATGGAACTCCATCTCCGTCAAATCTTTCTCCATCCAGCTCGTTTCGCTCTTCTCGAGGCTCTGCATTTGCACTGTGGCAGGATATACCTGATGTGCGAACGAGCGGTCAGTTAGACACCTTCAGCAACGAGGAGAGAAAACTGCAGGAG GCAAAGTTTGAGCTGGTAACTTCCGAGGCGTCGTACATTCGTAGCCTGACGATTGCTGTGGACCATTTCATGTTGTCTCAGGAGCTCACAGAGTGTCTTGGGGCTCAGGAGAAGCAGTGGCTCTTTTCCAAGCTGCCTGAAGTCAAAGATGTCAGTGAGAG GTTCCTCCAGGACCTGGAGCACAGGCTGGAGAAAGACATTCTCCGTTTTGATGTGTGTGACATAGTCCTGGATCACTGCCCAGCTCTGAGAAGGGTCTATTTGCCTTACGTAACCAACCAGGCTTATCAGGAGCAGACATACCAGCGGTTGCT GCAGGACAACCCTCGCTTCCCTGGCATCCTGGCTCGCCTGGAGGAGGATCCCATCTGCCAAAGGCTGCCGCTGACCTCCTTTTTAATCCTCCCGTTTCAGAGGATCACACGACTCAAAATGTTGGTGGAG AACATCTTAAAGAGGACAACACCGGGCTCCAGAGATGAGGACACGGCCACAAAGGCTTTCAACGAGCTAAAAAAG ATCATCAAAGAGTGTAATTCCAGCGTGCAGTCTATGAAGAGGATGGAGGAACTCATCCACCTCAACAAGAAAATCAACTTTGAGGGCAAA ATCTTTCCTCTCATCTCCCAGTCCCGCTGGTTGGTGAAGCACGGTGAGCTCCTGGAAGTGGACACCCAGATGATGAGCATTTCGGGATCAAAACTCAAGCTGCCCACCAAGCCAGTGTACCTCCACTTGTTTAACGACTGCCTGCTGCTGTCCAGGAGGAAGGA CACATGGAAGTTCATGGTGTTTGTGCACGCTAAGATTGGAGAGCTGAAAGTGAAGGATCTCAGCCAGAAGCTGCAGGGAATCTCAGGCTTCATCTTCCATCTGCAGCTGTGTGAAGGCCAGCAGCTCAAACATCAGATCCTTCTCAAATCACACACAGA GAGTGGTAAGCAGAGATGGATCACAGCAATGTTTCCATCTGATCCGTTTGAAGACATTGAGCAGGCCAGTGAAAATGATG atATATCCCAGGTGCAGTGCATTAAAAGCTATCAAGCCCAAGAGCATGATGAGTTAACTTTGGAAAAAGCTGACATTCTTCAAGCTAAAACCATTACAAGTGACG gctgggtggagggcATCAGGCTGTCAGATGGGGAGCGGGGCTGGTTCCCCAAAACCTACGTGGAGGAAATCACAAGTCGGAGCGCTCGCCTCCGCAACCTCAGAGAAAACATCCGCATCAAATGTGTCACACAGAAACTGAAAGGGGAGGACTGA